The Panicum virgatum strain AP13 chromosome 5K, P.virgatum_v5, whole genome shotgun sequence genome has a window encoding:
- the LOC120708240 gene encoding uncharacterized protein LOC120708240, which translates to MASLTTTTSSPAALPAATTAAPAASSVSPHAGSKRPLLAGDDAPWRATAATAPGGQGIRPVPRIHHAPVLRVAAKDDSAAYALAVMKHPDPIGEGLAMEAFAEAAGPECIVPGQQAPLRLMGLKVWPLDIDLKFLEPFGQELHSMKKFMDKSCSVMDSSMANK; encoded by the exons ATGGCGTccctcaccaccaccacctcctcgccggccgccctcccggcggccaccaccgccgcccccgcggccTCGTCCGTCTCCCCCCACGCCGGCTCCAAGCGCCCGCTCCTCGCGGGCGACGACGCGCCCTGgcgcgccaccgcggccaccgCCCCGGGGGGCCAGGGGATCCGGCCCGTCCCGCGCATCCACCACGCGCCCGTCCTGCGCGTCGCCGCGAAGGACGACTCCGCCGCGTACGCCCTCGCCGTCATGAAG CATCCGGATCCGATCGGGGAGGGGCTGGCCATGGAGGCCTTCGCGGAGGCAGCCGGGCCGGAGTGCATCGTACCCGGGCAGCAGGCACCGCTAAGGCTCATGGGGCTCAAG GTTTGGCCCCTTGATATAGATTTGAAGTTCCTAGAGCCTTTTGGACAGGAGTTACATTCTATGAAAAAG TTCATGGACAAGTCATGCAGTGTTATGGACTCATCTATGGCAAACAAGTAG
- the LOC120708241 gene encoding conserved oligomeric Golgi complex subunit 1-like: MPAAAVQGVGGAADAEELFRTKRIPEIRAAEGATRREISAKEEELRQLVGRSYRDLLDSADSILLIKQSSDSISDNLSRISGSLSSLSPPPEPSPAASAASPSPSAGGRARLYALAARAKYLVDTPEHIWGRLDEGLLLEAAGRYLRAQVVHGRLSRDAAAAARFPLLTHQAQLVEAFRPQIAQRARERLADRRLPVAAHADTLAAVAAIDAPSLAPPQALLLFLTSRRAWITQTLTGLASDLSSYTSVLCDVARIVRITLGHVGQLFLPALSEMPLFFKTVLEKTPPEQLFGGLPDPDEEARLWKEHMNQLEATMVLLEPDAVAQACTNWLKECCAETFGVIAGGQKLVDSIESGELLGSMQRLVRDALDGRDGLEGSLEQWLKSVFGSEIESPWDQIRGLILKDSKDIFEDWMEEAFVRRMKDILHSELDSLGASVNVKESIDSIGANFDPKDAGDFFAYLQKSSKGGGFWFSESKIKKGGVLAHLKPIADENDFHSCLTSYFGPEVSRIRNAIDSKCKSILDDLLSFVESHNAAPRLKELVPYLQEKCYRTISGVLKELEAELRKLSALLGTKKEDNDIPAASVIAERALFIGRLLFALRYHSSHVPLILGSPREWVKEAGGAAFARLSSPTPRHSRASFDSSMSFTPRRRTFDSPRSPGMQISDSPRKQTIAAAVSLFGADDRSNPRLDELYKTLQSLCIMAHSVWISWVSAELSHILSYDLNKDDSLSSSTPLRGWEVTIIKQEETAEGPLEMKIALPSMPSLYIISFLYQACLEIHKVGGHILGRIILHNFAWELLQKVINIYEKFLVSIESGNSRVSEKGVLQILLDLRFIGDVLSGGKSSSTNTTETQTKQDPLPSTVTKSSFRRKQSQSHADLAVVEPINKLISKLSQRLDPIDWATYEPYLWENEKQSYKRYVVLFGFLVQLNHMYTGTVQKLPTKSNTDSNIMRCSQVPRFKYLPISAPAISSRPHKSSLQSPSSDNASKGPWKSYSNGDRSTAPEFDDNASLVGAAPLLKSFVTQVGSKFGENTSRWGSMLSDSQVGKLSDILPGPAAGFFSSFTSGVRYDS; this comes from the exons ATGCCTGCGGCGGCCGTccaaggcgtcggcggcgcggccgacgccgaggagctGTTCCGTACCAAGCGCATACCGGAGATccgcgcggcggagggcgcCACCCGCCGCGAGATCTCCGCCAAGGAGGAGGAGCTCCGGCAGCTCGTCGGCCGCAGCTACCGCGACCTGCTCGATTCCGCGGACTCCATCCTCCTCATCAAGCAGTCCTCCGACTCCATCTCCGACAACCTCTCCCGCatctccggctccctctcgtcGCTCTCACCGCCGCCCGAGCCCTCCccggccgcgagcgccgcctcgccgtccccgTCCGCTGGCGGGCGCGCGAGGCTCTACGCGCTTGCCGCGCGCGCCAAGTACCTGGTCGACACGCCCGAGCACATCTGGGGCCGGCTCGACGAGGGCCTCCTCctggaggcggcggggcggtACCTGCGGGCTCAGGTCGTGCACGGGCGGCTCTCCcgcgacgccgcggccgccgcgcggttCCCGCTCCTCACGCACCAGGCCCAGCTCGTGGAGGCGTTCCGGCCGCAGATCGCCCAGCGCGCGCGCGAGCGCCTCGccgaccgccgcctccccgtaGCGGCCCACGCTGACACTCTCGCGGCCGTGGCTGCGATCGACGCGCCGTCGCTCGCCCCGCCCCAGGCGCTCCTCCTCTTCCTTACCTCGCGCCGCGCGTGGATCACCCAAACCCTAACGGGGCTCGCCTCGGATCTGTCATCGTACACCTCCGTGCTGTGCGATGTGGCGAGGATCGTGCGTATCACGCTTGGCCACGTTGGGCAGTTGTTTTTGCCTGCGCTCAGTGAAATGCCACTGTTCTTCAAGACGGTGCTCGAGAAGACGCCACCTGAACAGCTATTCGGTGGCCTCCCAGACCCTGATGAGGAAGCGCGGCTGTGGAAGGAGCACATGAACCAGCTTGAAGCTACAATGGTGCTGCTTGAGCCAGATGCCGTAGCACAGGCCTGTACAAATTGGCTCAAAGAATGTTGTGCTGAAACTTTTGGTGTGATTGCTGGGGGGCAAAAGTTGGTTGATTCCATTGAGAGTGGGGAGCTACTTGGATCAATGCAAAGGCTTGTACGTGATGCGCTAGATGGGAGGGATGGGCTGGAGGGGAGTTTGGAACAGTGGCTGAAGAGCGTCTTTGGGTCAGAAATTGAATCGCCATGGGATCAGATCCGTGGGTTGATTTTGAAGGACAGCAAGGATATTTTTGAGGATTGGATGGAGGAAGCATTTGTGCGGCGGATGAAGGACATTTTGCATTCAGAGCTTGATAGTTTGGGTGCAAGTGTTAACGTGAAGGAATCAATTGATTCTattggtgccaattttgatcCAAAGGATGCTGGAGATTTCTTTGCATACCTGCAGAAGTCTTCAAAGGGCGGTGGTTTCTGGTTCTCAGAGTCTAAGATCAAGAAAGGAGGAGTTTTGGCACACTTGAAACCAATTGCTGATGAGAATGATTTCCATAGCTGCCTTACCTCATATTTTGGGCCAGAAGTTAGTCGGATCAGGAATGCAATTGACAGCAAATGCAAGAGTATTTTGGATGATCTGTTAAGCTTTGTGGAGTCACATAATGCAGCCCCAAGACTAAAGGAATTAGTGCCATACCTCCAGGAGAAATGCTATAGGACCATCTCGGGAGTACTGAAAGAATTAGAAGCTGAGCTTAGAAAGCTCTCAGCTTTGTTGGGCACCAAAAAAGAGGATAATGACATACCTGCAGCATCTGTTATAGCGGAGAGGGCTCTATTCATTGGTCGTCTGTTGTTTGCGCTGAGATACCACTCAAGCCATGTACCCCTGATATTAGGCTCTCCAAGGGAGTGGGTGAAGGAGGCTGGTGGTGCAGCATTCGCCAGGTTGTCATCACCTACACCAAGACACTCAAGGGCATCTTTTGATTCTTCAATGTCTTTTACCCCCAGAAGACGCACATTTGACAGCCCTAGGAGTCCTGGAATGCAAATATCGGATAGCCCCAGGAAACAAACTATTGCTGCCGCTGTATCTTTATTTGGAGCTGATGATAGATCCAACCCTAGACTCGATGAACTTTACAAGACCCTGCAGTCACTTTGCATCATGGCTCATAGTGTATGGATATCATGGGTGTCTGCTGAATTATCTCATATTCTTTCATATGATCTCAATAAAGATGATTCACTATCCTCTTCAACTCCTTTGAGG GGTTGGGAAGTCACAATCATCAAACAAGAGGAAACAGCTGAAGGCCCCTTGGAGATGAAAATAGCTCTTCCATCAATGCCTTCACTGTATATCATATCCTTTCTTTATCAAGCATGTTTGGAGATTCATAAAGTTGGAGGGCACATCCTGGGCAGAATTATCTTGCATAATTTTGCATGGGAGCTACTGCAGAAG GTCATTAatatttatgaaaaattccTTGTATCTATTGAATCTGGGAATTCTCGAGTTTCAGAGAAAGGAGTTCTGCAAATACTGCTAGACCTGCGTTTCATTGGTGATGTCCTATCAGGAGGCAAAAGTTCTTCCACCAACACTACTGAAACACAGACAAAACAGGACCCTTTACCAAGCACTGTCACCAAGTCTTCCTTCAGGAGAAAACAGTCACAATCACATGCAGACTTAGCTGTCGTAGAGCCTATAAACAAGTTAATCAGTAAGCTCTCGCAGAGATTGGATCCAATAGACTGGGCCAC GTATGAACCTTACCTCTGGGAGAACGAGAAGCAATCTTACAAGCGTTATGTTGTTCTTTTTGGTTTTTTGGTCCAATTGAATCACATGTACACTGGTACTGTACAAAAGTTACCAACAAAGTCAAATACAGATTCGAATATCATGAGGTGCTCTCAGGTTCCAAGATTCAAGTACCTACCGATCAG